In Dolichospermum flos-aquae CCAP 1403/13F, the following proteins share a genomic window:
- a CDS encoding ribbon-helix-helix domain-containing protein: MTKRGKSRENESIEILSIAIMPEGKRLNIYFTDEDDLKLYAEISTAAKNEKRSMSQMIKILVSDAIAKRQHQKQ; the protein is encoded by the coding sequence ATGACAAAAAGAGGAAAATCAAGAGAAAATGAAAGCATAGAAATACTAAGCATTGCCATTATGCCTGAAGGAAAAAGACTAAACATATATTTCACTGATGAAGATGATTTAAAGCTTTATGCAGAAATATCAACAGCAGCGAAAAACGAAAAACGCTCAATGAGCCAAATGATAAAAATACTTGTCAGTGATGCCATAGCGAAGCGCCAACACCAAAAACAATAA
- a CDS encoding Uma2 family endonuclease, translating to MIIATQAYQITWEKLPDDYILPDDPVDNIYQPAQASALTESLQLAGKLPPSCLTTTNYGICATVNGKIVIKAPDWAYIPEIRGTKKEVFRSYTPELQGDIPVIVMEFISDTDGTEYSIKPTYPPGKWFFYEKILKIPNYAIFEPDNGSLEFYQLNSNTGLYTLQNPHENQLYWIEEMNLYLGVWEGTRENLTGKWLRLWDEQGNLLLWSSELVEQKQQEIEQEKQRAEQETQRAERLAAQLRALGIEPEN from the coding sequence ATGATCATTGCTACCCAAGCATACCAAATCACTTGGGAAAAACTACCCGATGATTACATTCTCCCAGATGATCCAGTGGACAACATCTATCAACCAGCCCAAGCCTCTGCCCTGACTGAAAGCCTCCAACTAGCTGGTAAACTTCCCCCCAGTTGCCTCACAACGACTAACTACGGTATCTGTGCCACCGTAAATGGCAAAATTGTCATTAAAGCTCCTGATTGGGCTTATATCCCGGAAATTCGCGGCACTAAAAAAGAAGTCTTTCGTAGTTATACACCCGAACTCCAGGGAGATATTCCAGTTATCGTTATGGAATTTATCTCTGATACAGACGGAACAGAATATTCCATTAAACCAACTTATCCTCCAGGAAAATGGTTTTTCTATGAAAAAATCTTAAAAATACCCAATTACGCTATTTTTGAACCCGATAACGGTAGTTTAGAATTTTACCAGCTAAACTCTAATACAGGTTTGTACACTTTGCAAAATCCTCACGAAAACCAACTTTACTGGATAGAAGAAATGAATCTTTATCTGGGAGTGTGGGAAGGGACAAGAGAAAACTTAACTGGTAAATGGTTAAGATTGTGGGACGAACAGGGAAATTTATTGTTGTGGAGTTCAGAGTTAGTAGAACAAAAACAACAAGAGATAGAACAAGAAAAACAACGCGCAGAACAGGAAACACAGCGTGCTGAAAGACTAGCTGCACAATTAAGAGCATTAGGTATCGAACCAGAAAACTAA
- the malQ gene encoding 4-alpha-glucanotransferase has translation MPFPRSSGILLHPSSFPSRFGIGDLGLEAYRFIDFLKHSHQQYWQVLPLGPTGYGNSPYMCYSAMAGNYFLISPSKLLDEGLLIPEDLADLPDFSVNKVDFNEVIPIKVNLLIKACEDFKTKANSTQKAAFAKFCADKGYWLNNYALFMAIKDIQDGASWYNWEPELAKREPAALAQMEKDLEEEIFYYKFVQYEFFRQWSELKKYANENGIEIIGDIPIYVAHDSADVWANPEIFALDEETGEVALMAGVPPDYFSATGQLWGNPVYNWEELQKQDFKWWILRFEAMLDYVDIIRIDHFRGFEAYWAVPQGETTAMNGEWIEAPGVALFEAIRKRLGKLPVLAEDLGIITPEVEALRDQFEFPGMKVLQFAFGSDPGNPFLPFNYTRNAVVYTGTHDNDTTVGWFNTGNDYEKQNLLLYLGCISPDGIHWDLIRLALSSIANQAIIPLQDVLGLGTEARMNFPSTAEGNWEWRYQPGVLTPDLSDRLKTLTLRYGRAHREK, from the coding sequence ATGCCTTTTCCTAGATCCAGTGGTATTTTACTTCATCCTAGTTCTTTTCCCAGTCGGTTTGGTATTGGGGATTTGGGTTTGGAAGCTTATCGGTTTATTGATTTTCTCAAACATAGTCATCAGCAATATTGGCAAGTTTTACCTCTAGGTCCGACTGGTTACGGTAATTCCCCTTATATGTGCTACTCCGCAATGGCGGGAAATTACTTTTTGATTAGTCCCTCAAAGTTGCTAGATGAGGGTTTGTTAATTCCAGAAGATTTGGCTGATTTACCAGATTTTTCTGTAAATAAAGTAGATTTTAACGAAGTTATCCCTATTAAGGTTAATCTACTCATTAAAGCTTGTGAGGATTTTAAAACTAAAGCAAATTCAACTCAAAAAGCAGCTTTTGCTAAGTTTTGTGCTGATAAAGGCTATTGGTTAAATAATTATGCGCTATTTATGGCGATTAAAGATATCCAAGACGGTGCAAGCTGGTACAATTGGGAGCCAGAATTAGCAAAGCGTGAACCAGCAGCTTTAGCCCAGATGGAAAAAGATTTGGAAGAGGAGATTTTTTATTACAAGTTTGTTCAATATGAGTTCTTCCGGCAGTGGTCAGAACTGAAAAAATATGCTAACGAAAATGGGATAGAGATTATTGGTGATATTCCCATTTACGTAGCCCATGATAGTGCTGATGTGTGGGCTAATCCTGAGATTTTTGCTTTAGATGAAGAAACGGGAGAAGTGGCTTTAATGGCGGGAGTTCCACCCGACTACTTTAGCGCTACTGGTCAATTGTGGGGAAATCCGGTTTATAACTGGGAAGAATTGCAAAAACAAGATTTCAAATGGTGGATATTACGCTTTGAGGCGATGCTGGATTACGTGGATATAATTCGCATTGATCATTTCCGGGGTTTTGAGGCTTATTGGGCTGTTCCCCAGGGAGAAACTACTGCCATGAATGGCGAATGGATTGAAGCGCCTGGAGTGGCTTTATTTGAGGCAATTAGAAAGCGTTTGGGTAAGTTACCTGTTTTGGCGGAGGATTTGGGAATTATTACGCCAGAAGTGGAGGCACTGCGAGATCAGTTTGAGTTTCCAGGGATGAAGGTGTTGCAGTTTGCCTTTGGTTCTGATCCCGGAAATCCATTTTTACCCTTTAACTACACTCGTAATGCTGTAGTTTATACAGGTACTCACGACAACGATACGACTGTAGGCTGGTTTAACACGGGAAATGATTATGAAAAGCAAAATTTATTGTTGTATTTGGGTTGTATAAGTCCTGATGGTATACACTGGGACTTAATTAGATTAGCTTTAAGTTCGATCGCTAATCAAGCGATTATACCTTTGCAGGATGTATTAGGTTTGGGAACTGAAG
- a CDS encoding NUDIX domain-containing protein, with protein sequence MTYRNPAPTVDIIIELIDRPHRPIILIERHNEPLGWALPGGFVDYGESVEKAAIREAEEEIGLKVELIEQLLVYSDPERDPRKHTISIVFLATATGEPLAGDDAKGLGIFEPWCVPGNLCFDHDRILRDYWQYRNYGIRPRLG encoded by the coding sequence ATGACTTACAGAAATCCTGCACCCACCGTTGATATTATTATTGAATTAATTGATAGACCTCATCGCCCCATTATCCTGATTGAAAGACATAATGAACCTTTAGGCTGGGCGCTACCCGGTGGTTTTGTTGATTATGGTGAATCGGTAGAAAAGGCAGCAATTAGGGAAGCAGAAGAAGAAATAGGCTTAAAAGTAGAGTTAATAGAACAGTTATTAGTATATTCTGATCCTGAGCGCGATCCTCGTAAACATACGATTAGTATTGTGTTTTTAGCAACAGCTACGGGTGAGCCTTTAGCGGGTGATGATGCTAAGGGGTTGGGTATTTTTGAGCCTTGGTGTGTTCCAGGTAATTTGTGTTTTGATCATGACCGGATTTTGCGGGATTATTGGCAATATAGAAATTATGGGATTCGTCCGAGGTTGGGGTAG
- a CDS encoding NAD(P)H-quinone oxidoreductase subunit J — MAEEESKPVPVAEAPLVKPGKVSQWLGSNGFFHEFLELDANGVEIIKVPADFLLPISTALYAYGFNYLQFQGGIDLGAGEELVSVYHLLKVSDNADRPEEIRVKVFLPRENPSLPSVYWIWKTADWQERESYDMYGIIYEGHPNLKRILMPEDWVGWPLRKDYISPDFYELQNAY; from the coding sequence GTGGCTGAAGAAGAATCCAAACCAGTTCCCGTAGCGGAAGCACCTCTAGTTAAACCCGGTAAAGTTTCCCAATGGTTAGGGTCAAATGGCTTTTTCCATGAGTTTCTAGAACTTGACGCTAACGGAGTAGAAATAATTAAAGTCCCCGCAGATTTTCTACTGCCTATTTCTACAGCTTTGTATGCCTATGGGTTTAATTATCTCCAATTTCAGGGAGGAATTGACTTAGGTGCAGGAGAAGAATTGGTAAGTGTTTATCATTTACTCAAAGTTAGTGATAATGCTGACCGTCCTGAAGAAATCAGGGTGAAAGTGTTTTTACCCAGAGAAAATCCCTCTTTGCCTTCAGTTTACTGGATTTGGAAAACAGCAGACTGGCAAGAACGGGAAAGCTATGATATGTATGGCATCATTTATGAAGGTCATCCTAACTTAAAGCGGATTTTGATGCCAGAAGATTGGGTAGGTTGGCCTTTACGCAAGGATTACATCTCACCTGATTTTTACGAGTTACAAAATGCTTATTAA
- a CDS encoding NAD(P)H-quinone oxidoreductase subunit 3 — protein MFVLSGYEYLLGFFLLCSLVPVLALSASKILRPTGNSLERRTTYECGLEPIGGAWIQFNIRYYMFALVFVVFDVETVFLYPWAVAFNRLGLLAFIEALVFISILIIALVYAWRKGALEWS, from the coding sequence GTGTTTGTTCTTAGCGGTTACGAGTACCTTCTAGGCTTTTTTCTCCTGTGTAGCCTAGTTCCAGTCCTAGCACTGTCAGCCTCAAAAATTCTTAGACCCACTGGTAACAGTCTGGAAAGACGCACAACTTACGAATGCGGACTAGAACCCATTGGCGGAGCTTGGATTCAGTTCAACATTCGTTACTATATGTTTGCTCTGGTCTTCGTTGTCTTTGACGTAGAAACAGTATTTTTGTATCCTTGGGCAGTTGCATTTAACCGTTTGGGTTTATTGGCATTTATCGAAGCCCTAGTCTTTATTTCGATTCTTATCATCGCCTTAGTTTACGCATGGCGCAAAGGAGCTTTAGAATGGTCGTAA
- a CDS encoding bluetail domain-containing putative surface protein, whose translation MNTGNGDDTINAGLGQNQVNGGAGNDVLVVDYSSNTYTGTSPQAGISSSVNNNGNGGFNGYYFAYYDTNWNTDQVNFSNIERFQITGTSANDNIVTGDGNDTINGGAGNDVITGGAGINVIDGGAGIDTITDANFSSATTALSIDDSNTAKNFTLPDGTTITNIERFTGLITGSGNDVINFSQRINKSLNTGNGDDTINAGLGQNQVNGGAGNDVLVVDYSSNTYTGTSPQAGISSSVNNNGNGGFNGYYFAYYDTNWNTDQVNFSNIERFQITGTSANDNIVTGDGNDTINGGAGNDVITGGAGINVIDGGAGIDTITDANFSSATTALSIDDSNTAKNFTLPDGTTITNIERFTGLITGSGNDVINFSQRINKSLNTGNGDDTINAGLGQNQVNGGAGNDVLVVDYSSNTYTGTSPQAGISSSVNNNGNGGFNGYYFAYYDTNWNTDQVNFSNIERFQITGTSANDNIVTGDGNDTINGGAGNDVITGGAGINVIDGGAGIDTITDANFSSATTALSIDDSNTAKNFTLPDGTTITNIERFTGLITGSGNDVINFSQRINKSLNTGNGDDTINAGLGQNQVNGGAGNDVLVVDYSSNTYTGTSPQAGISSSVNNNGNGGFNGYYFAYYDTNWNTDQVNFSNIERFQITGTGANDNIVTGDGNDTINGGAGNDGITAGAGNDTIDGVNGASLTPGLGEIDSLSGGTGSDRFILGDFNWIGYDDGLSNSAGTNDYAQITDFNTSEGDIIQLKGVSTDYLLAVSGADTQILINKPGTEPDELIGIIKNQTGLSLTANYFAYNQPSISLTVAPSSVLEDDATNLVYTFTRTGDFTNALTVNFGIAGTATFNTDYTQAGAATFNGTTGTITFAANASTATLTIDPTPDNSIESDETITLTLTTGTGYILGTTTAITGTITNDDIANQAPTDITLSKNTIAENSVLNSLVGNFSSTDPNALNTFTYSLVAGTGDSDNDLFTIQNNQLQTNAIFDYENNNIYTIRVRTTDQGNLSYDKSLTINITDVNESPTNITLSNNTINENQPIGTTVGTLNTIDPDQGNTFTYRLINGAGATDNALFTIQNNQLQSNAIFDYETKNTYSIRVRTIDQGRALYDKQLTINIGDLPDSYTPIESAGNTKLVKDTTNKYFTQIGTNTPTAIKNGGQQIYQDIYGSGWQTIAAETVNGDNQVLWKNVSGNYLHIWSLDSNWNFVSSQGNWGLNSADAFTQETNFAIDANGDGIIGNPYTAIESAGNTKLVTDTTNKYFTQIGTNTPTAIKNGGQQIYQDIYGSGWQTIAAETVNGDNQVLWKNVSGNYLHIWSLDSNWNWVSSQGNWGLNSAEALAQETNFGIDANGDGVIGNPYTAIESAGNTKLVKDPTNKYFTQIGTNTPTAIKNGGQQIYQDIYAGWQTIAAETVNGDNQVLWKNVSGNYLHIWSLDSNWNWVSSEGNWGLNSAEALTQETIFGIDANSDGVIGNPSSLTLTGTSGNDFLVGGANNDILTGGGGKDTLTGGLGADKFVYQNFTDSLLANFDVITDFNATTGNDLFRVSTARAGFVNVGAVNTLDAAGMGAKLTAAAFGSNFAAQFSFGQKTFVAINDATAGFNAATDAIIEVTGLTGTLNVNNFVIV comes from the coding sequence TTGAATACAGGTAATGGAGATGACACCATTAATGCCGGGTTAGGACAAAACCAAGTAAATGGAGGAGCAGGGAATGATGTATTAGTTGTAGATTACTCCAGCAATACCTATACAGGAACATCACCACAAGCGGGGATTTCTAGCTCGGTTAATAACAATGGCAATGGTGGTTTTAATGGTTATTACTTTGCTTACTACGACACCAATTGGAACACTGACCAAGTAAATTTCAGTAATATAGAACGGTTCCAAATTACCGGAACAAGTGCTAATGACAATATCGTTACCGGGGATGGTAATGATACGATTAATGGTGGCGCTGGGAATGATGTAATTACCGGGGGAGCAGGCATCAATGTCATTGATGGAGGTGCAGGAATTGATACCATCACTGATGCCAACTTCAGTTCAGCTACCACAGCTTTAAGCATTGACGATAGTAATACCGCTAAAAACTTTACCTTACCAGATGGTACGACTATTACCAACATTGAAAGGTTTACTGGTCTAATAACAGGTAGTGGTAACGATGTTATTAACTTCAGTCAACGGATTAATAAAAGCTTGAATACAGGTAATGGAGATGACACCATTAATGCCGGGTTAGGACAAAACCAAGTAAATGGAGGAGCAGGGAATGATGTATTAGTTGTAGATTACTCCAGCAATACCTATACAGGAACATCACCACAAGCGGGGATTTCTAGCTCGGTTAATAACAATGGCAATGGTGGTTTTAATGGTTATTACTTTGCTTACTACGACACCAATTGGAACACTGACCAAGTAAATTTCAGTAATATAGAACGGTTCCAAATTACCGGAACAAGTGCTAATGACAATATCGTTACCGGGGATGGTAATGATACGATTAATGGTGGCGCTGGGAATGATGTAATTACCGGGGGAGCAGGCATCAATGTCATTGATGGAGGTGCAGGAATTGATACCATCACTGATGCCAACTTCAGTTCAGCTACCACAGCTTTAAGCATTGACGATAGTAATACCGCTAAAAACTTTACCTTACCAGATGGTACGACTATTACCAACATTGAAAGGTTTACTGGTCTAATAACAGGTAGTGGTAACGATGTTATTAACTTCAGTCAACGGATTAATAAAAGCTTGAATACAGGTAATGGAGATGACACCATTAATGCCGGGTTAGGACAAAACCAAGTAAATGGAGGAGCAGGGAATGATGTATTAGTTGTAGATTACTCCAGCAATACCTATACAGGAACATCACCACAAGCGGGGATTTCTAGCTCGGTTAATAACAATGGCAATGGTGGTTTTAATGGTTATTACTTTGCTTACTACGACACCAATTGGAACACTGACCAAGTAAATTTCAGTAATATAGAACGGTTCCAAATTACCGGAACAAGTGCTAATGACAATATCGTTACCGGGGATGGTAATGATACGATTAATGGTGGCGCTGGGAATGATGTAATTACCGGGGGAGCAGGCATCAATGTCATTGATGGAGGTGCAGGAATTGATACCATCACTGATGCCAACTTCAGTTCAGCTACCACAGCTTTAAGCATTGACGATAGTAATACCGCTAAAAACTTTACCTTACCAGATGGTACGACTATTACCAACATTGAAAGGTTTACTGGTCTAATAACAGGTAGTGGTAACGATGTTATTAACTTCAGTCAACGGATTAATAAAAGCTTGAATACAGGTAATGGAGATGACACCATTAATGCCGGGTTAGGACAAAACCAAGTAAATGGAGGAGCAGGGAATGATGTATTAGTTGTAGATTACTCCAGCAATACCTATACAGGAACATCACCACAAGCGGGGATTTCTAGCTCGGTTAATAACAATGGCAATGGTGGTTTTAATGGTTATTACTTTGCTTACTACGACACCAATTGGAACACTGACCAAGTAAATTTCAGTAATATAGAACGGTTCCAAATTACCGGAACAGGTGCTAATGACAACATCGTGACCGGGGATGGTAATGATACGATTAATGGTGGCGCTGGGAATGATGGCATTACTGCAGGTGCTGGTAATGACACTATTGATGGTGTGAATGGAGCAAGTCTTACTCCCGGATTAGGAGAAATAGATAGCCTCTCAGGTGGAACAGGAAGCGATAGATTTATCCTTGGTGACTTCAATTGGATTGGTTACGACGACGGACTGAGCAACAGTGCAGGTACTAACGATTATGCTCAAATCACCGACTTCAACACCAGCGAAGGGGATATCATTCAACTCAAAGGCGTAAGCACAGACTATCTCCTAGCTGTATCTGGTGCAGACACCCAGATTTTGATCAATAAACCCGGAACCGAACCTGATGAACTCATTGGTATCATCAAAAATCAAACCGGTTTAAGTCTCACAGCTAACTACTTCGCCTATAATCAGCCATCCATTTCCCTCACTGTTGCGCCTAGTAGTGTCTTGGAAGACGATGCAACCAACTTAGTTTACACCTTCACCCGCACAGGCGACTTCACCAACGCCCTCACCGTCAACTTTGGCATTGCGGGTACAGCCACCTTCAACACTGACTATACCCAAGCAGGAGCAGCTACCTTTAACGGCACAACCGGAACTATCACCTTTGCCGCTAATGCCAGCACAGCTACCCTCACCATTGACCCCACTCCCGATAATTCCATCGAGTCCGATGAAACCATTACTCTCACCCTGACCACTGGTACAGGATACATCCTGGGGACAACTACCGCCATTACAGGTACAATCACCAACGATGATATTGCCAATCAAGCCCCAACGGATATTACTCTCTCCAAAAACACCATTGCTGAAAATTCAGTCCTAAATTCCCTAGTTGGTAACTTCAGCAGCACCGACCCCAACGCACTTAACACCTTTACCTATAGCCTAGTTGCAGGTACAGGAGACAGTGATAACGACCTGTTTACCATCCAAAACAACCAACTGCAAACCAACGCCATTTTCGACTACGAAAACAACAATATTTACACTATTCGAGTTCGTACCACAGACCAAGGCAACTTATCCTATGACAAATCATTAACCATCAATATTACCGATGTTAATGAAAGCCCAACCAATATCACTCTATCCAACAACACCATTAACGAAAATCAACCCATTGGTACAACAGTTGGTACTCTCAATACCATTGACCCCGACCAAGGAAACACCTTTACCTATCGGCTTATAAATGGAGCAGGTGCTACCGATAACGCTCTTTTCACCATCCAAAACAACCAACTGCAAAGCAACGCTATCTTCGACTACGAAACGAAGAACACCTACAGTATTCGAGTCCGAACCATTGACCAAGGACGCGCTCTGTACGATAAACAGTTAACCATTAATATTGGCGATTTACCCGACTCTTACACCCCAATTGAATCAGCAGGGAACACCAAACTAGTCAAAGATACCACCAACAAATACTTTACCCAAATTGGAACAAATACCCCAACTGCTATTAAAAATGGTGGACAACAAATCTACCAAGATATCTACGGTTCAGGATGGCAAACGATAGCCGCAGAAACGGTTAATGGAGATAACCAAGTTCTCTGGAAAAACGTTTCTGGAAACTATCTGCATATCTGGAGTTTAGATAGTAACTGGAATTTTGTTTCTTCTCAAGGAAATTGGGGATTAAATTCTGCTGATGCTTTCACCCAAGAAACTAACTTTGCCATAGATGCTAATGGTGATGGTATTATTGGCAATCCTTATACTGCAATTGAATCAGCAGGTAATACCAAATTGGTTACAGATACCACCAACAAATACTTTACCCAAATCGGAACAAATACCCCAACCGCTATTAAAAATGGTGGACAACAAATCTACCAAGATATCTACGGTTCAGGATGGCAAACGATAGCCGCAGAAACTGTCAATGGGGATAATCAAGTTCTTTGGAAAAACGTTTCTGGAAACTATCTGCATATCTGGAGTTTAGATAGTAACTGGAATTGGGTTTCTTCTCAAGGAAATTGGGGATTGAATTCGGCTGAAGCTTTAGCTCAAGAAACTAACTTTGGCATAGATGCTAATGGTGATGGTGTTATTGGCAATCCTTATACTGCAATTGAATCAGCAGGTAATACTAAATTAGTCAAAGATCCAACCAACAAATACTTTACCCAAATCGGAACAAATACCCCAACCGCTATTAAAAATGGTGGACAACAAATCTACCAAGATATCTACGCAGGATGGCAAACGATAGCCGCAGAAACTGTCAATGGGGATAACCAAGTTCTTTGGAAAAACGTTTCTGGAAACTATCTGCATATCTGGAGTTTAGATAGTAACTGGAATTGGGTTTCTTCTGAAGGAAATTGGGGATTGAATTCGGCAGAAGCTTTAACTCAGGAGACTATTTTCGGCATAGATGCTAATAGTGATGGTGTGATTGGTAATCCCTCTAGTCTGACTTTGACAGGTACTAGTGGTAATGATTTCCTCGTTGGTGGTGCAAATAATGATATTCTCACTGGTGGGGGTGGTAAAGATACTCTAACTGGTGGTTTAGGTGCTGATAAGTTTGTTTACCAAAATTTTACTGATTCTCTCTTAGCTAACTTTGATGTGATTACTGACTTCAACGCCACCACAGGTAATGATTTATTCCGTGTTTCTACCGCACGAGCCGGGTTTGTGAATGTGGGCGCAGTTAATACCCTGGATGCTGCTGGTATGGGGGCAAAATTAACAGCCGCAGCCTTTGGGTCAAATTTTGCGGCTCAATTCAGTTTTGGACAAAAAACCTTTGTGGCTATTAATGATGCAACCGCAGGGTTTAATGCTGCTACTGATGCCATTATTGAGGTTACAGGATTAACCGGAACATTGAATGTCAATAATTTTGTGATTGTTTAG
- a CDS encoding 6-aminohexanoate hydrolase encodes MTTEQRLDRVETEFATIRQLLISAATYAESANRRIDELGTKQDRTQIMLDELGAKQDRSQIMLDELGAKQDRSQIMLDELGAKQDRSQIMLDELGAKQDRTQTQLDQLGMRIDQLSSRVDEFIFHTQRLFNKAGGEIEETKARTERLEAIMLKLDRNYEEQKSQFQEYQLTTNAALERIDRVLDYLLRQSGN; translated from the coding sequence ATGACTACAGAACAAAGACTTGACCGCGTGGAAACTGAATTTGCTACCATTCGTCAACTACTGATCTCAGCCGCTACCTATGCTGAATCAGCTAATCGGCGGATTGATGAGTTAGGTACAAAACAAGACCGCACTCAAATCATGTTGGATGAGTTAGGTGCAAAACAAGACCGTTCCCAAATCATGTTGGATGAGTTAGGTGCAAAACAAGACCGTTCCCAAATCATGTTGGATGAGTTAGGTGCAAAACAAGACCGTTCCCAAATCATGTTGGATGAGTTAGGTGCAAAACAAGACCGCACCCAGACACAACTTGACCAGTTAGGAATGCGAATTGATCAATTATCAAGTAGAGTTGATGAATTTATCTTTCATACTCAGCGTCTATTTAACAAAGCAGGTGGTGAGATAGAAGAAACAAAGGCAAGAACTGAAAGATTAGAAGCAATTATGTTAAAACTTGATCGAAACTATGAAGAGCAAAAATCGCAGTTTCAGGAGTATCAACTGACAACTAATGCAGCATTGGAACGAATTGACCGAGTTTTAGATTATCTATTGAGACAGTCAGGAAATTAA
- a CDS encoding NADH dehydrogenase subunit K: MVVNSNIITPDKEQIINPIQRPTVTHELSENVILTTVDDLYNWARLSSLWPLLFGTACCFIEFAALIGSRFDFDRFGLIPRCSPRQADLIITAGTITMKMAPQLVRLYEQMPEPKYVIAMGACTITGGMFSVDSPTAVRGVDKLIPVDVYLPGCPPRPEAIIDAIIKLRKKIANESMQERDNIKQVHRYYSTTHNMKPVPEILTGKYMQSETRFNPPKELTEAIGMAVPPGLLTAKTQKEEQARG; the protein is encoded by the coding sequence ATGGTCGTAAATTCTAATATCATCACCCCAGACAAAGAACAAATCATCAACCCCATTCAACGGCCGACAGTTACCCATGAACTGTCAGAAAACGTCATTTTAACCACCGTTGATGACCTTTACAACTGGGCGCGGCTTTCTAGTTTGTGGCCTTTACTGTTTGGTACAGCTTGCTGCTTCATTGAATTTGCGGCTTTAATTGGCTCTCGCTTCGACTTTGACCGTTTTGGGTTAATTCCTCGTTGTAGCCCCCGACAAGCCGATTTAATCATCACTGCGGGAACAATTACCATGAAGATGGCTCCCCAGTTGGTGCGTCTTTATGAACAAATGCCCGAACCCAAGTATGTGATTGCCATGGGCGCTTGTACAATTACTGGGGGAATGTTTAGCGTTGACTCACCTACCGCAGTACGCGGAGTTGATAAGCTGATTCCTGTAGATGTATATTTGCCTGGTTGTCCTCCCCGTCCAGAAGCGATTATTGACGCAATTATTAAACTGCGGAAAAAAATTGCCAACGAGTCTATGCAGGAACGGGATAACATCAAGCAAGTTCACCGCTACTACAGTACAACTCATAATATGAAGCCAGTTCCCGAAATATTAACTGGTAAGTATATGCAGTCAGAAACCCGCTTCAATCCCCCCAAAGAATTGACGGAAGCAATTGGTATGGCTGTACCCCCAGGATTGTTGACAGCAAAGACACAGAAGGAGGAACAAGCACGTGGCTGA